The proteins below are encoded in one region of Syngnathus acus chromosome 2, fSynAcu1.2, whole genome shotgun sequence:
- the LOC119135989 gene encoding membrane-associated guanylate kinase, WW and PDZ domain-containing protein 1-like isoform X6, whose amino-acid sequence MAKVIQKKNHWITKVNECVIVRDAYGQLNVELRGGAEHGQFAYIGHVREDAVLYQGGKLNEGELILEVEGLPVSGLPLYDILTVITCTKGPIIFKTVRQGNKLNKDLKHYLSLRFQKSSPDHELQKTIRANLYRHAVPCTTRAPRDGEVPGVDYNFLSVDDFLELEESGTLLEIGTYEGNYYGTPKPPRQPVIGTVILRDAGSRQSTPKRTKSYNDMQSVRVVPADDDDDNQASEMNNAFTGNPSDQDESRGGGGGGILRPYPARDNAPSCGLNNAAISTADSGQQTLAEPQVSPEDAVGPLPENWEMAYTENGELYFIDHNTKTTSWLDPRCRDKASRPLEECDDDEEGIHTEDLESDLELPPGWERIDDPVYGIYYVDHINRKTQYENPVVEARHRKILQEQPQPPEGERYIREWIEEHSSAAAPLVNFVPNHLETYRDPQVPPTLPPIPTGAKRGKPFFTRNPAELKGTFINTKLKKSRRGFGFTVVGGDEPDEFLQIKSLVLDGPAAVDGKMETGDVIVSVNDTIVLGYTHAQVVKIFQSIPIGSMVDLALCRGYPLPFDPDDPNTSLVTSVAISDKEPIIVNGQEPFDSPSNPSGPLNGQREPRAHSPSAEALSNSLHGYSSDVVTLASSIATQPELITIHMEKGDKGFGFTIADSLTGGGQRVKQIVDYPRCRGLKEGDILMEVNKRNVQNMSHNQVVDLLSKCPRGSEVTMLVQRGVVPAKRSPKLVHQLERKDSQSSSQHSVCSHRSTHTDSPGHAMPGEVAVPTPAAPTQPLPGLPPLDPADGTLTLQKKPDPFKIWAQSRSMYESRLPDCQEQDIFLWRKDTGFGFRILGGNEPGEPIYIGHIVKYGAADEDGRLRSGDELICVDGTAVVGKSHQLVVQLMQQAAKQGHVNLTVRRKTPGFPVSKGEGDIPPSPASSHHSSTQAPSLTEGKRTPQGSQNSLNTVSSGSGSTSGIGSGGGGGSGSAVVPASLQPYDVEIQRGENEGFGFVIVSSVSRPDAGTAFAGNACVAMPHKIGRIIEGSPADRCGKLKVGDRILAVNSCSITNKSHSDIVNLIKEAGNTVSLRIIPGDESSNASLLTNAEKIATITTTHTPQQSKESRNNSKSKGVPPPPPTQTSQDEFYSVDLERDSKGFGFSLRGGREYNMDLYVLRLAEDGAAVRNGKMRVGDEILEINGESTKNMKHSRAIELIKNGGRWARLVLKRGDGSVPEYDGSNDGYPPTPGAQNTSEVRTPPANGRYHTSLDSSYPPDLHTPSRREEAGRGRDRNRDRAGWDQMDYQARQFTPHLHHTWNNNHSASPRQPSPDNSNGSSGNKKMRGRKVKKSESESGISKLLKTLRKDNSGKKAAAAAQKLRGRGLSNSSSTLDGRFHAQRRGSLDRSPTPRRSFSPDRRRAKSMDRRAERAQRDRTPERERDDGGFLTPERKSLERRLLKDSPVEAASPARSKNGADSLSLPGVGAYHRAAKNGNLTRDASSEQHRANGTPERRFRTERDSSPDSNYGRDEQNYAAMAAPRLKDYYSMMKNNAAHHNAAYNKTGHNKNTLCQSPKQLPEPKRKLYKECPKDLSI is encoded by the exons GTAACAAGCTGAACAAAGACCTGAAGCACTACCTGAGTCTGCGTTTCCAAAAGTCTTCCCCTGACCATGAGCTGCAGAAGACCATCCGGGCCAATCTGTATCGCCACGCCGTGCCTT GTACCACGCGCGCCCCCCGAGACGGAGAGGTGCCAGGGGTGGATTACAACTTCCTGTCAGTGGATGACTTCCTAGAACTCGAAGAGAGCGGCACACTGCTCGAAATCGGAACCTATGAGG GTAACTATTATGGGACCCCCAAGCCGCCGAGGCAGCCCGTCATTGGGACAGTGATTCTCCGAGATGCAGGCTCCCGGCAGTCCACCCCCAAGCGCACCAAGTCCTACAATGACATGCAAAGCGTCCGAGTAGTGCCTGctgacgacgacgatgacaaCCAGGCCTCGGAAATGAACAACGCTTTCACAG GTAACCCTAGCGACCAGGATGAGagccgcggcggcggcggtggcggcatCCTCCGGCCGTACCCCGCACGTGACAACGCTCCTTCCTGCGGTCTGAACAATGCGGCCATTTCCACAGCGGACAGCGGGCAGCAGACCCTGGCCGAACCGCAGGTCTCCCCGGAAGACGCGGTGGGGCCGCTGCCCGAAAACTGGGAGATGGCGTATACTGAGAACGGGGAACTTTACTTCATAGA ccacAACACAAAGACCACATCATGGTTGGATCCTCGATGTCGAGACAAAGCCTCCAGGCCTCTGGAAGAATGCGACGATGATG AAGAGGGGATACATACAGAGGACCTGGAGAGTGATCTAG AGCTGCCGCCGGGATGGGAGAGGATAGATGACCCAGTGTACGGAATTTACTACGTCGA TCATATAAACAGGAAGACCCAGTACGAGAACCCAGTGGTGGAGGCGCGGCATCGCAAAATCCTGCAGGAGCAGCCGCAGCCTCCAGAAGGTGAGCGGTACATTCGAG aGTGGATAGAGGAGCACTCTTCAGCTGCAGCGCCGCTTGTAAACTTCGTTCCAAACCACCTGGAGACCTACAGGGACCCTCAAGTCCCACCAACTCTACCTCCGATCCCTACAGGAGCCAAAC GGGGGAAGCCGTTCTTCACCAGGAATCCCGCAGAGCTGAAAGGAACATTCATCAACACAAAGCTGAAGAAGAGCCGACGCGGATTCGGCTTCACCGTGGTCGGTGGCGATGAGCCGGATGAGTTCCTCCAAATCAAAAGTCTGGTGCTGGACGGACCTGCAGCGGTGGATGGAAAGATGGAAACAG GTGATGTGATCGTCAGTGTGAATGACACCATCGTGCTGGGTTACACCCACGCTCAGGTGGTGAAGATCTTCCAATCCATCCCCATCGGCTCCATGGTGGACTTGGCCTTATGCCGTGGCTACCCGCTGCCCTTCGACCCCGACGACCCTAACACCAGTCTGGTCACCTCGGTGGCTATCTCGGACAAGGAGCCGATTATCGTCAACGGTCAGGAACCCTTTGACTCGCCTTCCAACCCGAGCGGACCGCTCAACGGCCAGAGAGAGCCGCGGGCGCACAGCCCGTCCGCCGAGGCTTTGTCCAACAGCCTGCACGGCTACAGCAGCGACGTGGTCACGCTGGCCTCGTCTATCGCCACGCAGCCCGAGCTCATCACCATCCACATGGAAAAGGGGGACAAAGGATTTGGCTTCACCATTGCAGACAGCCTGACTGGAGGCGGGCAGCGGGTCAAGCAGATCGTGGACTACCCCCGCTGTCGGGGTCTCAAGGAGGGGGACATTTTGATGGAGGTCAACAAAAGAAACGTCCAGAACATGAGCCACAACCAGGTGGTGGACCTGCTGAGCAAATGCCCGCGAGGGAGTGAAGTCACAATGCTGGTCCAAAGAG GAGTGGTGCCTGCCAAGAGGAGTCCAAAACTGGTG CACCAGCTCGAGAGGAAAGATAGCCAGAGCAGCTCCCAGCACAGCGTGTGCAGCCACCGCAGCACGCACACGGACTCTCCCGGCCACGCCATGCCCGGTGAGGTTGCCGTGCCAACCCCCGCCGCCCCCACCCAGCCGTTGCCGGGCTTGCCCCCTCTGGACCCGGCGGACGGCACCCTCACCCTCCAGAAGAAGCCGGACCCCTTTAAGATCTGGGCTCAGTCGAGGAGCATGTACGAGAGCAGAC tgCCAGACTGCCAGGAGCAGGACATTTTCCTTTGGCGAAAGGATACGGGCTTCGGTTTCCGCATTCTTGGGGGAAATGAGCCTGGGGAGCCT ATCTACATCGGTCACATCGTGAAGTACGGCGCAGCGGACGAGGACGGACGTCTGCGGTCGGGCGACGAGCTCATCTGCGTGGACGGCACGGCGGTGGTGGGCAAGTCTCATCAGTTGGTGGTGCAGCTGATGCAGCAGGCGGCGAAGCAGGGTCATGTCAACCTCACGGTCAGACGTAAGACGCCCGGATTCCCAG TTTCCAAAGGGGAAGGCGACATCCCGCCATCGCCGGCCTCCTCCCACCACAGCAGCACTCAAGCGCCCAGCCTGACGGAAGGCAAGCGGACCCCGCAAGGAAGCCAGAACTCTCTCAACACGGTCAGCTCGGGCAGCGGCTCCACCAGCGGCATCGGCAGCGGCGGGGGAGGCGGCAGCGGGAGCGCCGTGGTTCCCGCTTCTCTGCAGCCGTACGACGTGGAGATCCAACGCGGAGAAAACGAGGGCTTCGGCTTCGTCATCGTGTCCTCCGTTTCTAGGCCCGACGCGGGCACCGCCTTTG CTGGAAATGCTTGCGTGGCCATGCCTCACAAAATAGGCCGCATCATCGAAGGCAGCCCGGCCGACCGCTGCGGTAAGCTGAAAGTGGGCGATCGGATATTGGCCGTCAATAGCTGCTCCATCACCAACAAGTCCCACTCGGACATCGTCAACCTGATCAAGGAAGCTGGAAACACCGTCTCGCTCAGGATCATCCCCGGTGATG AGTCTTCCAATGCTTCTCTGCTAACCAATGCTGAGAAGATCGCTACTatcaccaccacacacactcctCAACAGTCCAAAGAGTCTCG GAATAATTCCAAGTCGAAAGgagttcctcctcctccacctacACAAACATCACAG GACGAGTTCTACTCGGTGGACCTTGAACGCGACAGCAAAGGTTTTGGTTTTAGCCTGAGGGGAGGGCGAGAGTACAACATGGACCTTTATGTGTTGAGACTAGCCGAAGACGGAGCTGCTGTCAGGAATGGCAAGATGCGG GTGGGAGACGAAATCTTGGAGATTAACGGCGAGAGCACAAAGAACATGAAGCATTCACGTGCCATTGAACTGATCAAGAACGGAGGGCGCTGGGCACGGCTCGTTCTGAAACGCGGGGACGGATCTGTACCCGAATACG ACGGCAGCAATGACGGGTACCCTCCCACACCCGGGGCACAAAACACTTCGGAAGTGAGAACGCCGCCGGCCAACGGCCGATATCACACCTCATTGGATTCCAGTTATCCACCAGACCTTCACACACCATCACGCCGGGAGGAGGCTGGGCGTGGGCGAGACAGGAACAGGGACAGGGCCGGGTGGGATCAGATGGACTACCAAGCCCGACAGTTTACCCCTCACCTTCACCACACCTGGAATAACAATCACAGCGCCAGCCCCAGACAGCCGTCTCCAGATAACAGCAACGGTAGCAGTGGCAACAAGAAGATGCGAGGGcgcaaagtcaaaaagtccGAGTCTGAAAGCGGCATCTCCAAGCTCCTGAAGACGCTGAGGAAAGACAACTCGGGGAAGAAGGCTGCGGCCGCCGCGCAGAAACTCAGGGGCCGAGGGCTCTCAAACAGCAGCTCCACTTTGGACGGGAGGTTTCACGCGCAGCGCCGCGGTTCCCTCGACCGCTCGCCGACGCCGAGGCGCAGCTTCTCCCCCGACCGCAGGCGGGCCAAGTCGATGGATCGCAGGGCCGAGCGAGCGCAACGGGATCGTACGCCCGAGCGGGAGCGCGACGACGGCGGGTTCCTCACCCCCGAGCGCAAGTCCTTGGAGCGAAGGCTCCTCAAGGACTCGCCGGTGGAAGCCGCCTCCCCCGCACGCTCCAAAAACGGCGCCGACTCCTTGTCCCTTCCCGGGGTCGGTGCTTACCATCGAGCCGCCAAGAACGGCAACCTGACGCGAGACGCTTCCTCCGAGCAACATCGGGCGAACGGGACGCCTGAGAGACGTTTTCGAACGGAGCGGGACTCTTCCCCCGACAGCAACTACGGGCGAGATGAGCAGAACTATGCGGCGATGGCGGCACCCAGACTCAAAGACTACTACAGCATGATGAAGAACAATGCTGCCCACCACAATGCTGCGTACAACAAGACAGGCCACAACAAGAACACTCTTTGCCAAAGCCCAAAGCAGCTCCCTGAGCCCAAGAGAAAGCTGTACAAAGAATGCCCCAAAGACCTCAGCATCTAG
- the LOC119135989 gene encoding membrane-associated guanylate kinase, WW and PDZ domain-containing protein 1-like isoform X4 codes for MAKVIQKKNHWITKVNECVIVRDAYGQLNVELRGGAEHGQFAYIGHVREDAVLYQGGKLNEGELILEVEGLPVSGLPLYDILTVITCTKGPIIFKTVRQGNKLNKDLKHYLSLRFQKSSPDHELQKTIRANLYRHAVPCTTRAPRDGEVPGVDYNFLSVDDFLELEESGTLLEIGTYEGNYYGTPKPPRQPVIGTVILRDAGSRQSTPKRTKSYNDMQSVRVVPADDDDDNQASEMNNAFTGSLVRSLFPSPLLCAGNPSDQDESRGGGGGGILRPYPARDNAPSCGLNNAAISTADSGQQTLAEPQVSPEDAVGPLPENWEMAYTENGELYFIDHNTKTTSWLDPRCRDKASRPLEECDDDEEGIHTEDLESDLELPPGWERIDDPVYGIYYVDHINRKTQYENPVVEARHRKILQEQPQPPEGERYIREWIEEHSSAAAPLVNFVPNHLETYRDPQVPPTLPPIPTGAKRGKPFFTRNPAELKGTFINTKLKKSRRGFGFTVVGGDEPDEFLQIKSLVLDGPAAVDGKMETGDVIVSVNDTIVLGYTHAQVVKIFQSIPIGSMVDLALCRGYPLPFDPDDPNTSLVTSVAISDKEPIIVNGQEPFDSPSNPSGPLNGQREPRAHSPSAEALSNSLHGYSSDVVTLASSIATQPELITIHMEKGDKGFGFTIADSLTGGGQRVKQIVDYPRCRGLKEGDILMEVNKRNVQNMSHNQVVDLLSKCPRGSEVTMLVQRGVVPAKRSPKLVHQLERKDSQSSSQHSVCSHRSTHTDSPGHAMPGEVAVPTPAAPTQPLPGLPPLDPADGTLTLQKKPDPFKIWAQSRSMYESRLPDCQEQDIFLWRKDTGFGFRILGGNEPGEPIYIGHIVKYGAADEDGRLRSGDELICVDGTAVVGKSHQLVVQLMQQAAKQGHVNLTVRRKTPGFPVSKGEGDIPPSPASSHHSSTQAPSLTEGKRTPQGSQNSLNTVSSGSGSTSGIGSGGGGGSGSAVVPASLQPYDVEIQRGENEGFGFVIVSSVSRPDAGTAFGRIIEGSPADRCGKLKVGDRILAVNSCSITNKSHSDIVNLIKEAGNTVSLRIIPGDESSNASLLTNAEKIATITTTHTPQQSKESRNNSKSKGVPPPPPTQTSQDEFYSVDLERDSKGFGFSLRGGREYNMDLYVLRLAEDGAAVRNGKMRVGDEILEINGESTKNMKHSRAIELIKNGGRWARLVLKRGDGSVPEYDGSNDGYPPTPGAQNTSEVRTPPANGRYHTSLDSSYPPDLHTPSRREEAGRGRDRNRDRAGWDQMDYQARQFTPHLHHTWNNNHSASPRQPSPDNSNGSSGNKKMRGRKVKKSESESGISKLLKTLRKDNSGKKAAAAAQKLRGRGLSNSSSTLDGRFHAQRRGSLDRSPTPRRSFSPDRRRAKSMDRRAERAQRDRTPERERDDGGFLTPERKSLERRLLKDSPVEAASPARSKNGADSLSLPGVGAYHRAAKNGNLTRDASSEQHRANGTPERRFRTERDSSPDSNYGRDEQNYAAMAAPRLKDYYSMMKNNAAHHNAAYNKTGHNKNTLCQSPKQLPEPKRKLYKECPKDLSI; via the exons GTAACAAGCTGAACAAAGACCTGAAGCACTACCTGAGTCTGCGTTTCCAAAAGTCTTCCCCTGACCATGAGCTGCAGAAGACCATCCGGGCCAATCTGTATCGCCACGCCGTGCCTT GTACCACGCGCGCCCCCCGAGACGGAGAGGTGCCAGGGGTGGATTACAACTTCCTGTCAGTGGATGACTTCCTAGAACTCGAAGAGAGCGGCACACTGCTCGAAATCGGAACCTATGAGG GTAACTATTATGGGACCCCCAAGCCGCCGAGGCAGCCCGTCATTGGGACAGTGATTCTCCGAGATGCAGGCTCCCGGCAGTCCACCCCCAAGCGCACCAAGTCCTACAATGACATGCAAAGCGTCCGAGTAGTGCCTGctgacgacgacgatgacaaCCAGGCCTCGGAAATGAACAACGCTTTCACAG GATCCTTAGTGCGTAGTCTCTTCCCTTCTCCTTTGTTGTGCGCAGGTAACCCTAGCGACCAGGATGAGagccgcggcggcggcggtggcggcatCCTCCGGCCGTACCCCGCACGTGACAACGCTCCTTCCTGCGGTCTGAACAATGCGGCCATTTCCACAGCGGACAGCGGGCAGCAGACCCTGGCCGAACCGCAGGTCTCCCCGGAAGACGCGGTGGGGCCGCTGCCCGAAAACTGGGAGATGGCGTATACTGAGAACGGGGAACTTTACTTCATAGA ccacAACACAAAGACCACATCATGGTTGGATCCTCGATGTCGAGACAAAGCCTCCAGGCCTCTGGAAGAATGCGACGATGATG AAGAGGGGATACATACAGAGGACCTGGAGAGTGATCTAG AGCTGCCGCCGGGATGGGAGAGGATAGATGACCCAGTGTACGGAATTTACTACGTCGA TCATATAAACAGGAAGACCCAGTACGAGAACCCAGTGGTGGAGGCGCGGCATCGCAAAATCCTGCAGGAGCAGCCGCAGCCTCCAGAAGGTGAGCGGTACATTCGAG aGTGGATAGAGGAGCACTCTTCAGCTGCAGCGCCGCTTGTAAACTTCGTTCCAAACCACCTGGAGACCTACAGGGACCCTCAAGTCCCACCAACTCTACCTCCGATCCCTACAGGAGCCAAAC GGGGGAAGCCGTTCTTCACCAGGAATCCCGCAGAGCTGAAAGGAACATTCATCAACACAAAGCTGAAGAAGAGCCGACGCGGATTCGGCTTCACCGTGGTCGGTGGCGATGAGCCGGATGAGTTCCTCCAAATCAAAAGTCTGGTGCTGGACGGACCTGCAGCGGTGGATGGAAAGATGGAAACAG GTGATGTGATCGTCAGTGTGAATGACACCATCGTGCTGGGTTACACCCACGCTCAGGTGGTGAAGATCTTCCAATCCATCCCCATCGGCTCCATGGTGGACTTGGCCTTATGCCGTGGCTACCCGCTGCCCTTCGACCCCGACGACCCTAACACCAGTCTGGTCACCTCGGTGGCTATCTCGGACAAGGAGCCGATTATCGTCAACGGTCAGGAACCCTTTGACTCGCCTTCCAACCCGAGCGGACCGCTCAACGGCCAGAGAGAGCCGCGGGCGCACAGCCCGTCCGCCGAGGCTTTGTCCAACAGCCTGCACGGCTACAGCAGCGACGTGGTCACGCTGGCCTCGTCTATCGCCACGCAGCCCGAGCTCATCACCATCCACATGGAAAAGGGGGACAAAGGATTTGGCTTCACCATTGCAGACAGCCTGACTGGAGGCGGGCAGCGGGTCAAGCAGATCGTGGACTACCCCCGCTGTCGGGGTCTCAAGGAGGGGGACATTTTGATGGAGGTCAACAAAAGAAACGTCCAGAACATGAGCCACAACCAGGTGGTGGACCTGCTGAGCAAATGCCCGCGAGGGAGTGAAGTCACAATGCTGGTCCAAAGAG GAGTGGTGCCTGCCAAGAGGAGTCCAAAACTGGTG CACCAGCTCGAGAGGAAAGATAGCCAGAGCAGCTCCCAGCACAGCGTGTGCAGCCACCGCAGCACGCACACGGACTCTCCCGGCCACGCCATGCCCGGTGAGGTTGCCGTGCCAACCCCCGCCGCCCCCACCCAGCCGTTGCCGGGCTTGCCCCCTCTGGACCCGGCGGACGGCACCCTCACCCTCCAGAAGAAGCCGGACCCCTTTAAGATCTGGGCTCAGTCGAGGAGCATGTACGAGAGCAGAC tgCCAGACTGCCAGGAGCAGGACATTTTCCTTTGGCGAAAGGATACGGGCTTCGGTTTCCGCATTCTTGGGGGAAATGAGCCTGGGGAGCCT ATCTACATCGGTCACATCGTGAAGTACGGCGCAGCGGACGAGGACGGACGTCTGCGGTCGGGCGACGAGCTCATCTGCGTGGACGGCACGGCGGTGGTGGGCAAGTCTCATCAGTTGGTGGTGCAGCTGATGCAGCAGGCGGCGAAGCAGGGTCATGTCAACCTCACGGTCAGACGTAAGACGCCCGGATTCCCAG TTTCCAAAGGGGAAGGCGACATCCCGCCATCGCCGGCCTCCTCCCACCACAGCAGCACTCAAGCGCCCAGCCTGACGGAAGGCAAGCGGACCCCGCAAGGAAGCCAGAACTCTCTCAACACGGTCAGCTCGGGCAGCGGCTCCACCAGCGGCATCGGCAGCGGCGGGGGAGGCGGCAGCGGGAGCGCCGTGGTTCCCGCTTCTCTGCAGCCGTACGACGTGGAGATCCAACGCGGAGAAAACGAGGGCTTCGGCTTCGTCATCGTGTCCTCCGTTTCTAGGCCCGACGCGGGCACCGCCTTTG GCCGCATCATCGAAGGCAGCCCGGCCGACCGCTGCGGTAAGCTGAAAGTGGGCGATCGGATATTGGCCGTCAATAGCTGCTCCATCACCAACAAGTCCCACTCGGACATCGTCAACCTGATCAAGGAAGCTGGAAACACCGTCTCGCTCAGGATCATCCCCGGTGATG AGTCTTCCAATGCTTCTCTGCTAACCAATGCTGAGAAGATCGCTACTatcaccaccacacacactcctCAACAGTCCAAAGAGTCTCG GAATAATTCCAAGTCGAAAGgagttcctcctcctccacctacACAAACATCACAG GACGAGTTCTACTCGGTGGACCTTGAACGCGACAGCAAAGGTTTTGGTTTTAGCCTGAGGGGAGGGCGAGAGTACAACATGGACCTTTATGTGTTGAGACTAGCCGAAGACGGAGCTGCTGTCAGGAATGGCAAGATGCGG GTGGGAGACGAAATCTTGGAGATTAACGGCGAGAGCACAAAGAACATGAAGCATTCACGTGCCATTGAACTGATCAAGAACGGAGGGCGCTGGGCACGGCTCGTTCTGAAACGCGGGGACGGATCTGTACCCGAATACG ACGGCAGCAATGACGGGTACCCTCCCACACCCGGGGCACAAAACACTTCGGAAGTGAGAACGCCGCCGGCCAACGGCCGATATCACACCTCATTGGATTCCAGTTATCCACCAGACCTTCACACACCATCACGCCGGGAGGAGGCTGGGCGTGGGCGAGACAGGAACAGGGACAGGGCCGGGTGGGATCAGATGGACTACCAAGCCCGACAGTTTACCCCTCACCTTCACCACACCTGGAATAACAATCACAGCGCCAGCCCCAGACAGCCGTCTCCAGATAACAGCAACGGTAGCAGTGGCAACAAGAAGATGCGAGGGcgcaaagtcaaaaagtccGAGTCTGAAAGCGGCATCTCCAAGCTCCTGAAGACGCTGAGGAAAGACAACTCGGGGAAGAAGGCTGCGGCCGCCGCGCAGAAACTCAGGGGCCGAGGGCTCTCAAACAGCAGCTCCACTTTGGACGGGAGGTTTCACGCGCAGCGCCGCGGTTCCCTCGACCGCTCGCCGACGCCGAGGCGCAGCTTCTCCCCCGACCGCAGGCGGGCCAAGTCGATGGATCGCAGGGCCGAGCGAGCGCAACGGGATCGTACGCCCGAGCGGGAGCGCGACGACGGCGGGTTCCTCACCCCCGAGCGCAAGTCCTTGGAGCGAAGGCTCCTCAAGGACTCGCCGGTGGAAGCCGCCTCCCCCGCACGCTCCAAAAACGGCGCCGACTCCTTGTCCCTTCCCGGGGTCGGTGCTTACCATCGAGCCGCCAAGAACGGCAACCTGACGCGAGACGCTTCCTCCGAGCAACATCGGGCGAACGGGACGCCTGAGAGACGTTTTCGAACGGAGCGGGACTCTTCCCCCGACAGCAACTACGGGCGAGATGAGCAGAACTATGCGGCGATGGCGGCACCCAGACTCAAAGACTACTACAGCATGATGAAGAACAATGCTGCCCACCACAATGCTGCGTACAACAAGACAGGCCACAACAAGAACACTCTTTGCCAAAGCCCAAAGCAGCTCCCTGAGCCCAAGAGAAAGCTGTACAAAGAATGCCCCAAAGACCTCAGCATCTAG